The following proteins are co-located in the Paracoccaceae bacterium Fryx2 genome:
- a CDS encoding response regulator has product MTGHIYIVDDDTGFRKSLAGLVASVGFTVDQFADPLAIFAVTDLERPGCVILDYRLPTLSGMQALVRLRSMSTIPIVLVSAFASVKIAVAAIHAGASMVFEKPLNDNEFIEMVEKLCVQDAGAIKLRDECDSIRQRLATLTTFESAILDQLLCNNGNKEIAHTFGKSVKTVERCRTQVLRKLGYPTLTAALLACKVCSMQNVSPMNCKGLCPALSWEKAIAI; this is encoded by the coding sequence GTGACAGGACACATTTACATCGTTGACGACGACACCGGATTCAGAAAATCCTTGGCGGGGCTCGTCGCCTCGGTCGGCTTCACTGTGGACCAGTTCGCCGATCCACTGGCCATTTTTGCGGTGACCGATCTGGAACGCCCGGGTTGTGTAATTCTCGATTATCGCCTGCCGACGTTATCGGGAATGCAGGCTCTGGTACGACTGCGGTCCATGTCTACAATTCCGATCGTGCTTGTCAGCGCCTTTGCGAGTGTAAAAATTGCCGTCGCCGCCATACACGCCGGCGCTTCGATGGTGTTTGAAAAACCGCTGAACGACAACGAGTTCATTGAGATGGTCGAAAAATTATGCGTGCAGGACGCGGGCGCAATTAAGCTGCGGGATGAGTGCGATTCCATCCGGCAGCGTCTTGCGACATTGACGACATTCGAGAGTGCCATTCTGGACCAGTTGCTTTGCAACAATGGAAACAAGGAAATCGCGCATACCTTCGGTAAGAGTGTCAAGACTGTTGAGCGGTGCCGAACGCAAGTCCTGAGAAAACTCGGCTACCCGACACTCACAGCCGCATTGCTTGCGTGCAAGGTCTGCTCCATGCAAAACGTATCGCCGATGAACTGCAAGGGGCTCTGCCCCGCGTTAAGTTGGGAGAAGGCCATTGCGATTTGA